The genomic window TAGGAGCGCTTTGGCTAATATCAGGTATCATTGCCGGTATCATTGCCGGTTTCAAAAACGATAAGATTTGTGAAATTATGGGGAATGCCTGTGCAGGTATCTTTGTAGGAGTTATATGTATTGGTTTTGCTCGTTCAGTTTCTGTTGTACTTACAAAGGGAAATATACTTGACACCGTCATTTATGGTCTATCGGTCCCCTTGCAGCAGATACCGTCAGTACTTTCTGCAGTTGGAATGCTGGTCATACAGTCGATTATCAACTTCTTTATTCCATCAGGTTCCGGTCAGGCCGCTGTTACAATGCCGATAATGGCACCTCTTGCTGACGTTGTTGGACTCACAAGACAAACAGCTGTTATGGCATTCCAGCTCGGTGACGGATTGACAAACATGATCATCCCCACCATGGGGGCACTCGTTGTTTATATTGGGGTTGCAAAGGTCGAGTTTGGAACGTATTTCAAATGGGTCTTTCCGCTTTACCTAATGCTGATAGGAACAGGCGCAATAGGATTAATCGTTGCAACTGTTATTAAACTTGGTCCATTCTAAATCTTAGTTTTACTGCATAAAAAAAGCTCCCCTTAAAAGGGGGGCTTTTTTTATTCAAATCCCTCTGTTCACAAAATGCTCCTGTAATATAATAAAGGAGTTTAGTTTTTATATTTTTATATGATAAGGGAGTTTTATACATGAAGCCAATTATTAAGGTCCCTACACTAAGCGAACTCACATACCAGAGCATAAAAGAACAGATACTTTCCGGCAATATTAGACCTGGAGAAAAAATCAACGTTGACCACTATTCAGAAAAATTAGGCGTCAGCACTACTCCTGTTAGAGAGGCCCTTTCAAAACTCCATCAAGAGGGACTTATTCAGTATATTCCAAGAACGGGATGGCGGGTATCGAGAATTTCAAAAAAAGAGTTCAAAAAATTACAAGAAGTAAAAGCTCTGCTTGAGATAGCTTTGGCAGAACGTGCCCTGCAGTACATAAAACCAAGTGATATACCTCAACTCGTTGTTCTTAACAACCAAATGAAAAGTCTGATTCCAACTAACCCTGAAGTGAAGCCCGATCTTGAAAAACTCCTTATGGCAAATGATCGTTTTCACATGTATATTTTTTCATTTTATCCAAATAACATAATGATCGAAATTCTGCAACAGTCTTGGAATAACCTTAAATATCCCCGATTAATTTGGATATCAAGCGAAGAATTTCTCAACAAATTCTACGATGAACACAATGAAATTATTGAAGCAATTCGCAAAAACGATGCAGTCAGGTTAAGACATGCTGTTGAAAAACATCTGCAGTGTGGTACTAAATATATAGAGGAATGTCTTGAAGACAAATAGAATTTGTAATTATCAATTTAATGTTTCGGCAAAATACCTCAAGAAGACAAACCAACTGATAGCAGGCTAAATATGTTACGAGTAAGCGCAGCTATAATAAATAACTCTGATAACGAAATACTGATCTGCCAGCGGGGGCCGGGAGGTTCCTGCGAGTTTTTGTGGGAATTTCCAGGAGGAAAGATCGAACCCGGCGAATCCCCGGAAGAATGCGTGGTCCGGGAATGCCGGGAAGAACTTGGAATTGATATTGAGGTCCAGGACCTTTTCGAACAGATGACATATCCATATCCGGAAAGGGAAATTGAATTTTTATTCTTTAGAGCATCGATGACCGATGGAGTCCCCCTTGCATCTGTCCATAACTGCATCAAATGGGTCTCGCCAGACATGCTTGGAAAGTACGAATTCTGTCCGGCCGATGTCTTCGTTGTCGAGAAACTTTCAAAAGGCAAATAGCACTGATCATGTGATCTGCAGTATTCAAAATCTCCCGACGTTGCATCCTCAAATCACAGATGAATCTTCGTACCTTTCAGGCTATTGCCGTTTCTTTCTGTTTCTATCATATTGGTTGTTTATTTTAAGAAACCCTGAAGGATAGTTTCTTCCGCTTCTTTCTCCGTCATTCCAAGTGACATTAGTTTTGTCAATTGTTCAGATGCGATTTTGCCGATAGCAGCCTCATGAATTAATTGAGCATCGGAATTGAAGGCTGAGATTTCGGGGACAGACGAGACCTGTGCCTGATCCATGATGATCGAATCACACTGGATATGTCCGCGGCATTTGGCATAACCGCGCATGTTCAAATGAAAAACCTGTTTGGATTCATTCTGAGCCACTGACCTGGATATGATTTGAGCGGAGGCGTCTTCACCAAGCAAATTTACCGTGATGTTGGATTCAGCAGTCTGGCTCAGATATGTAAGCAGCCTTTCCGTCACGATCAAACGTGAGTTCTTATGCAAGCGAACTTCTGTATCCCGCAAAGTACTGTCTATCCCCTTAATCTGTACCATTTCAAGCTCGGCCGTTCCATTTTCCTCTATCTCTATAATGGTTTTGGGGTTTAAGATCCGTACGCCGCTGCCATCACCTTCGCCGTAGTGCTTTTCTACATACTTCATGCGGGCGCCCTTGCGTACAAAGAATTCATGGATCCCGTCGTGTTGAGCTTTTTTGCCGCCCTGATTATGGATACCGCAACCTGCCACGATCAGAACGTCTGAGTCTTCTCCTACTTCAAATGTGTTGTAAACCATATCCTCCATACCTTCCGATAAAATAACGGGGATATGTACGCTCTCTCCTTTTGTACCAGGTTTTATGATAACATCGATGCCTGACTTGTCTTTTTTCGTTATGATATCGATATTCGCCGTTGTATTACGTTCGACGCCCCGGCCATTTTTCCGAATATTGAATGCTCCGTGCGGCATCTCGTGCAGATCCGCAACCTCAGCTAACAGTTTTTTATCGATCGCATCCAGCAATTGCTTTTCCTCCTCTGCTGCAGCTCCGCCGACACATACAATCCGAGTCGAGGCGGCTGATTTCTCCAAGGACCTTTTCACGGTTGGTTATTTCGCTGACAGTTCCTTCGGCAACCATGATGACTTCATCGGCCAAATCAAGAATCCGCTCCTGGTGTGATATTATCAGGATAGTTGTATCATATTTCTTGTTCATCTTTTCGAATGTTTCCGTCAGCCTTTGCATGCTCCAGAGATCGATCCCCGCTTCAGGCTCGTCAAAGATGGCCAACTTCAAGTCACGGGCCAGAATCGTGGCGATTTCGATCCGCTTGACCTCTCCTCCGGAAAAGCTGGCATTGATTTCACGGTCCAAATAATCCTGAGCACACAGCCCGACATCATAAAGATAATCGCAAGTATCAACTGACGCCTTCTTCCCACCGGCAATCTCCAGAAGTTCACGTACCTTGATGCCTTTAAAACGGGCAGGTTGTTGAAATGCGTAACCGATGCCCATTCGTGCACGTTCGTAAAGCTCTTTGTGCGTTATGTCCACGCCATCCAACAAAATTTGGCCGCTCGTAGGCTGGTGAATTCCCATGATAGTCTTGGCCATTACGGATTTTCCGCCGCCGTTAGGCCCGGTCATTACATAGATTTTTTTATCATCCAAGGTGAAATTCACATCTTTTAATACTTGGATCTCACCCTCGTCGCCCTTTAATATCAGACCGATATTTTTAACTTCCAGCATTTTTATATTTCCCCCATATAATTTTTTTTTGTCCTTGATTCAGTGTCTGTGCTGGTGGAGGTATCTTTTATATACAAGCAGTGTTTTGAGAAAGCGAAAATACGTCAAATCCCATTTCATCTTCGTTGCTATAAATGATAGAATATTCATTCATCGGCATTGGAAACGGTGTAAAGTGCAGCGATATTTCCTTTACGCATATCATATAGCAAACCAAATTTTGTTTGTATTCAATGATATATGATTTAACTGTTTATATCAAAATTTGTAACATAAAAGGAGACAATGTCATGAAAATAAATTTTACTTCATTTAAATCGGTCCTGATGATTTTTGCTTTGATCGAAGTAATGGTGGTCGGGGCATATCCTGCTATCTCTTCAGCTGAAGAGCGAGACCGTAACACCATAACCGTTCAGGGATCATCAAGTATCACCGTTTCCCCCACGATAGCATACGTCAGTATCGGGGTAACGACGTTCAACAAAAATGCGGCGTCAGCACAGAGCGAAAATGCCGTAAAGATGGACAGAGTGTACAAAACCCTGGCTTCGCTGGGGATAAAGAAAAACAAGATAAAGACAGTGAACTATAACATCAGCCCACGCTATGACTACAAAAACAATGTCGCCACCCTGGCAGGCTACAACGTGATAAACAGCATCCGCGTAACTGTGAATGATCTGAAGAAGGTAAGCGATGTCCTTGATATGACGGTAAAAGAGGGAGTCAACCAATCCAACTCGATATCATTCGGAGTAACCGATGAGGAGAGAGATAGGCTTTACCTTCAGGCCCTCTCACAGGCTGTTTCAAAT from Synergistetes bacterium HGW-Synergistetes-1 includes these protein-coding regions:
- a CDS encoding 8-oxo-dGTP diphosphatase MutT yields the protein MLRVSAAIINNSDNEILICQRGPGGSCEFLWEFPGGKIEPGESPEECVVRECREELGIDIEVQDLFEQMTYPYPEREIEFLFFRASMTDGVPLASVHNCIKWVSPDMLGKYEFCPADVFVVEKLSKGK
- a CDS encoding ABC transporter permease translates to MLDAIDKKLLAEVADLHEMPHGAFNIRKNGRGVERNTTANIDIITKKDKSGIDVIIKPGTKGESVHIPVILSEGMEDMVYNTFEVGEDSDVLIVAGCGIHNQGGKKAQHDGIHEFFVRKGARMKYVEKHYGEGDGSGVRILNPKTIIEIEENGTAELEMVQIKGIDSTLRDTEVRLHKNSRLIVTERLLTYLSQTAESNITVNLLGEDASAQIISRSVAQNESKQVFHLNMRGYAKCRGHIQCDSIIMDQAQVSSVPEISAFNSDAQLIHEAAIGKIASEQLTKLMSLGMTEKEAEETILQGFLK
- a CDS encoding ABC transporter ATP-binding protein — encoded protein: MLEVKNIGLILKGDEGEIQVLKDVNFTLDDKKIYVMTGPNGGGKSVMAKTIMGIHQPTSGQILLDGVDITHKELYERARMGIGYAFQQPARFKGIKVRELLEIAGGKKASVDTCDYLYDVGLCAQDYLDREINASFSGGEVKRIEIATILARDLKLAIFDEPEAGIDLWSMQRLTETFEKMNKKYDTTILIISHQERILDLADEVIMVAEGTVSEITNREKVLGEISRLDSDCMCRRSCSRGGKAIAGCDR